The Candidatus Accumulibacter similis genome has a segment encoding these proteins:
- a CDS encoding amino acid ABC transporter permease → MNWTREHPGWAMFAAMIGLLLFLWGMALPLAAAPAPIGPAAEQFADGARITVGLTLIAGSAGVLIGILAGLGKLSRFWPLRWLCDSYVWLIRGTPLLLQILFVWLALPTIMPEGVELSDFACAAIALSLNIGAYNTECVRAGILAVPHGQVEAARALGLTPLQTFMDVILPQSMRVALPALANNLASLVKDSSLAYAISVVELTMVGYRVQAESYQPIPVFVTIAAIYLILTTAFTTLTAALEAQLDVGQKR, encoded by the coding sequence ATGAACTGGACCAGGGAGCACCCGGGGTGGGCGATGTTCGCCGCCATGATCGGGCTGCTCCTCTTCCTCTGGGGGATGGCGCTGCCGCTCGCGGCAGCGCCGGCGCCCATCGGGCCGGCGGCCGAGCAGTTTGCCGACGGGGCGAGGATCACCGTCGGACTGACCTTGATCGCCGGCAGCGCCGGTGTCCTGATCGGCATCCTCGCCGGACTCGGCAAGCTGTCGCGCTTCTGGCCACTGCGCTGGCTCTGCGACAGCTACGTCTGGCTGATTCGTGGCACGCCCCTGTTGCTGCAGATTCTGTTCGTCTGGCTGGCCTTGCCGACGATCATGCCCGAAGGCGTGGAACTGTCCGATTTCGCCTGCGCGGCGATCGCCCTGTCCCTCAACATCGGTGCCTACAACACCGAGTGCGTGCGGGCGGGGATCCTTGCCGTTCCACACGGTCAGGTCGAGGCCGCGCGTGCCCTCGGACTGACGCCGCTGCAGACGTTCATGGACGTGATCCTGCCGCAGAGCATGCGCGTGGCGCTGCCGGCACTGGCCAACAACCTGGCCTCCCTGGTCAAGGATTCCTCTCTGGCCTACGCCATCAGCGTCGTTGAACTGACCATGGTCGGTTACCGGGTACAGGCCGAGAGCTATCAGCCCATCCCGGTGTTCGTGACCATTGCCGCCATCTACCTGATCCTGACCACGGCCTTCACGACCTTGACGGCCGCGCTCGAGGCGCAACTCGATGTTGGTCAGAAGCGCTAG